Genomic DNA from Setaria italica strain Yugu1 chromosome V, Setaria_italica_v2.0, whole genome shotgun sequence:
AATCGGACCTTCTGGGCTTTAAATGGGCTCAAAATTCTGTTTGGTCCACAACGGAGCGTATAGTACTAATGGGCTTGTTTTAGCTGGGATCATTGGGCTGGGCTTTGTTCCCCTCCTCCCTATATCTTTCCCCTTTTCCCCCCTTTTCTTTGGGATGTGAAGATGGCGTATTTCATCTGCAAGAGAAAgaattgtttttcatttttcatcAATCTTCTAGGATGAACACAGACTGTTCTCAGGTGGCAAACATGCGCCAACGTCATTCAGTTCGGCACAGCCAAGGCTTCGGCACTGGCAACCCTTAAAACTGTAATGACAACTGGGGAGACATTCTGCATTGCTTGAGGTGAAGAATGGCTCAGAATTCAGATGACACGATCAGGGATTGTTTTTAAGCTTTTAGTTCCCTCCAATTTGCAGAACTTATAGCTCAACATATGGAGCTTCACTTGCACCCCCACGGATCCTAGTCGAATTTGGAGCAGAAAGAACAATCCTTTTGAGCAAAACAGAATTGCAGAACGAATCAGAGATTTCAGAAGAAAGCACTCCATTAATTCACACGTTATAGGATTCTTATACAAAAGGAAACTCGAACAAAAAAATGAAACCGTTAAGAGCTCTAAAACTTTGCCCTTCAGTCCCTTCACACTTGATTATTACAGCCTGATGATAGGCAAATGTGCCGGGGCAGAGTCGTTTCGCCCCGGCTCAGTAGACATACTCGACGCGACAGAGCTTGGACGAGGACCCCGACCACGGCACGTCGACGGTGACCATGCCGTCCTTGTACGCGAACTCGGCCTCCTCGCCGTTCACCCTGCAGAGCCTGGGCCTCGCCGACGAGTACGACACCATCTCCCCGGCGCCCTTGACGGCCACCTCGGCGATCACGCCGTTCGCGTCTTTCTTGGTCTCGAAGGCCTGTACGGCGCCGGCGGTGTTGAGCATGTTGGCGAGCCCGATGGGCGCGAACTTGACGGCGCGCTCCGGCGAGATGACGCGCACgggggcgacgacgaggagctcGTAGGTGAATGGCGCGAGGGTGAGGTCGACGCCCTCGTCGGGGCGCAGGAGCTCCAGCCTCCTGGCCTCGACCAAGTACACGGCGAACTGCGAGACGCCCTTGACGCTGACGCCGGGACCCTTGCCGCTCCTCCACTCGACGTCGGCCGGCGAGGCGCGCGTCGCGAGGGGCACAGAGCACTCCGAGAAGCACTTGTTCCGGCGCGCCTCGGGGCTCCACCCGCCGCCCTGGCAGTTGAAtgcgccgacgacgccggcgaagCGGTTCACGTTCCAGATCTTGAGCACGGTGCGGCCGTCGTGGAGCGGGTCGGCGAAGAGGCAGTCGCGGGACGGGAGCGCGTAGCCCTCGCACCGGAGGATGGTGCCGTCGGGGagcgcgaggcggcggagcagcgCGAAGTCGTGCTGGCCCACCGAGTCGCTGACGTAGATGGGCCCGCCGGAgacggcgcgggaggcggcgtggAAGGCGGCGCAGGGGTGGGTGGACTGGAACATGTCCCAGTCCGGGTGGATGAAGTTGCCCATCCACAGCGAGTTGTAGGCGCAGTGCACCATGTGGCAGCCCTGCAGCCAGAAGGTGCCGTTGGGGTCGCCGGAGGGGTCCGTGCACCAGAAGTCGTCGCCGACGCggcccagcgccaccgcctccgtgCCCAGCAGCATGAAGTCGTTGCAGTGCTCCATGCTCGCGATCACGCCGTTGCCGCCGAAGTGGCGCCGCACCGACGCCGTCAGCCCGGAGAAGTAGGCCTTGGCAAGCTCCACGCGCCCGCCGTACTCCTCGCACAGCATCTCAAGCAGCTGCAGGAAGCAATCGCATCACAAGACCCGTTAGTCAAGTCAATTCTTGTTACTTCAGATCAAAACTGTCAAAAAATCATGTTTTTTACTGCCCGTTACAACAAACTGGCATGTCAAATGTCGAAATCTACACCCTACAGCTCAGGACACTGGCTTCCCTGGTGAAAAGGATTACTGCTTAATTGCCTCCGAAATTGTCTACCGTCAATTGGATTAGCAAGCATGAGGATTTCGGGTACAATTTCATTTTCTTGTAGTAATAATAAAAAAGACAGCATGAAAAGGATATATAAGTATCTCTCTGTCAAACACGTCCCCTTCATGTATATTTTTGCTAAGCAATGCCCCCTTCAAAAATTAAAGACCACTAGCTTTAGCATAAAACAGAGATTTTTGGAATATTTAGCGGTCGAGAAGCATCTAACTGTCAGAAGGAAAAGGTTCGCCGAACCTAGTAGTGGCTTGTGTTGAGGTAATTTATGCAACAAATTAAATAGGACTCCAATTCATCACCATAGATATATTTTAACACCAGTTTTGCTGATATACGTATTCTAGGACACATAAAAAAACCATATTGTTCTGTCGCATGTGGGGCACTTAATTAAAACTCACTATGCACCGGGCCTACAGGCTTCGGTCCTAGAATTATCCCaaaaagttttttaaaaaaattggagtTCTGTCCCGCTCCTTGGCCCTGGCTTCCCGGGCGCATCCGGAATGCTCCGGAACGCACTAACCCCATCACGTGCACCGACTCGATTCAACTACGGAGATTAAGTAGAATAATCTAGTTTTAGCAAACTAACCACTAACCTAAATTATCACGATAATAGTAACACGCAATCAGAGTTAATGAAAGATAAAAAGACGTTCATCATCGCAAAAAGGAagttgcaaaagaaaaaaaaaacagtggcCACGACTTACGTGAATGACGTCGACCTTGACGCCGTCGATGCCGGAGGCCTCGAGGTGCGAGTGCAAACCCTCGTAGAGCTCGTGCGCGCGGTCGGGGTCCACGAGCCCGACGCCGTTGTTGACGATCTTGTCGACGGCGAGGTCCTCCATGGTGCGCTGCAGCCCCGGGGAGAGCCTGGGCGGCACCACCTTCGCCGGCGGCAGGCCGGAGGTCCCGGGGCGAAGGCCGCCCCAGTACCCGCAGAGCGCGTGCCACACGTACACCTGCTCCACGGTCGGGAACGCCGCCTTCATCTCCCGCACGAACGCGCCCATCCCGCCTTGCTTGTACTCTCTGAACTTGTGGTTCTCCTGGAACTTGATGAGCCGGCACGGCATCTGCTCGCCGGCGGAGGTGCGGTTCATGCCCTCGGCGCCCGACgccgggtcgtcgtcgtcgtggcaGATGGACTGCCAGCCGTCGTCGATGAGCACCATCCCCGGCGGGCACCCGCCGTCGGCGAGCCGGCGGACGCCCTCCCACACGCCCTCCGGGTGCACCTTGAGGTAGAAGGCGTCCCACGTGCACCACCCGAACTTATCCACGATCGGCGGCGGGGACTTCTCGTCCATGGTCCGGAACGTGCCCAGGTGGGCGCGGACCACGCGCACGGCCTCACGAACGAGCTCGAACGGGTCGTCGCCGGCGTGCAGGTACAGGGAGCtccggaacgcggcggcgcgcaCCGCCGAGGACCCGCTCTCCACCACCATGTCCACGTAGTCGTCCGCCTTGCCGGACTCGAGGCAGGCGCGGAAGGGGCCCTCAACGAT
This window encodes:
- the LOC101762997 gene encoding galactinol--sucrose galactosyltransferase translates to MAPNLSKATPDLLSDAAAPVDGLKAPSRFTLRGKDLAVDGHPFLLDLPANIRLTPASTMVPAAASAVGGSFLGFDAPAAESRHVVPVGRLRGTRFMSIFRFKVWWTTHWVGDSGRDVENETQMMLLDRSAGGRPYVLLLPIVEGPFRACLESGKADDYVDMVVESGSSAVRAAAFRSSLYLHAGDDPFELVREAVRVVRAHLGTFRTMDEKSPPPIVDKFGWCTWDAFYLKVHPEGVWEGVRRLADGGCPPGMVLIDDGWQSICHDDDDPASGAEGMNRTSAGEQMPCRLIKFQENHKFREYKQGGMGAFVREMKAAFPTVEQVYVWHALCGYWGGLRPGTSGLPPAKVVPPRLSPGLQRTMEDLAVDKIVNNGVGLVDPDRAHELYEGLHSHLEASGIDGVKVDVIHLLEMLCEEYGGRVELAKAYFSGLTASVRRHFGGNGVIASMEHCNDFMLLGTEAVALGRVGDDFWCTDPSGDPNGTFWLQGCHMVHCAYNSLWMGNFIHPDWDMFQSTHPCAAFHAASRAVSGGPIYVSDSVGQHDFALLRRLALPDGTILRCEGYALPSRDCLFADPLHDGRTVLKIWNVNRFAGVVGAFNCQGGGWSPEARRNKCFSECSVPLATRASPADVEWRSGKGPGVSVKGVSQFAVYLVEARRLELLRPDEGVDLTLAPFTYELLVVAPVRVISPERAVKFAPIGLANMLNTAGAVQAFETKKDANGVIAEVAVKGAGEMVSYSSARPRLCRVNGEEAEFAYKDGMVTVDVPWSGSSSKLCRVEYVY